A region of Colletotrichum higginsianum IMI 349063 chromosome 10, whole genome shotgun sequence DNA encodes the following proteins:
- a CDS encoding Fungal specific transcription factor: MLTLWFAFNPTHKHKLTVAIVKIVASFETTKAELGYKFRLGLESALAEADFVRLPDVTLVQAFVIFLCLARRHDSPRYVWMMTGLAIRMGHAIGLHRDGSHFDHLSPYEVEIRRRVWWSLCLVDIRASEDQGTEFTIGDGSFDTKMPLNVNDEDLRPGKTDAIVERQYDTDMSFALGSFRTCRVTRQIMAAKIADGGPDVEKQNQLLDAFRDDIEKWGFSHHVRDFQTMSYWVGITVTHLVISKLALFIHLPVLFSSPSELFSDENRNKLLVAAIEVAEFNHALNAEAASRQWRWIIETYTHWHAIVYLLIETSRRPWSPVIERAWVALHSKWLIPAQFKTDNCLHVWIPLRKLMTRASLGRLRKAAVRRFLFVIGKASSKIKHRPGAET, encoded by the exons ATGTTAACTTTGTGGTTCGCCTTCAACCCTACGCACAAACACAAACTCACAGTTGCAATCGTTAAGATAGTGGCAAGCTTTGAGACCACTAAGGCAGAGTTGGGTTACAAGTTCCGCCTTGGGTTGGAGAGCGCGTTAGCAGAGGCCGACTTCGTCCGTCTCCCCGACGTAACCCTGGTTCAAGCCTTTGTCATCTTCCTCTGTCTCGCCCGTCGCCACGACAGCCCGAGGTATGTCTGGATGATGACGGGCCTCGCCATCCGGATGGGGCACGCCATCGGGCTGCACCGAGATGGCTCTCATTTCGACCATCTGTCTCCCTACGAGGTGGAAATTCGACGGAGGGTCTGGTGGTCGCTCTGCCTAGTGGACATACGGGCGTCCGAGGACCAAGGAACGGAGTTCACCATTGGCGACGGCTCGTTTGACACCAAGATGCCCCTCAACGTCAACGATGAGGATCTTCGCCCAGGTAAGACGGACGCAATAGTGGAGCGTCAATACGACACTGATATGTCTTTCGCCTTGGGGTCGTTCCGGACATGCCGCGTAACGAGACAGATCATGGCCGCGAAAATTGCCGACGGCGGACCAGACGTGGAAAAGCAGAACCAGCTGCTGGACGCCTTTCGGGACGACATTGAGAAATGGGGTTTCAGTCACCACGTCAGGGATTTCCAGACCATGTCGTACTGGGTCGGCATCACTGTGACGCACCTCGTCATATCCAAGCTGGCACTGTTCATCCACCTCCCGGTgctcttctcctcgccgagcgAACTCTTCTCCGACGAGAACCGGAACAAATTGCTTGTGGCCGCGATCGAGGTTGCAGAGTTCAACCACGCCCTCAACGCCGAGGCTGCAAGTCGCCAGTGGCGCTGGATCATTGAGACCTACACCCACTGGCATGCCATCGTCTATCTATTGATCGAGACGTCCCGCCGCCCATGGTCGCCGGTCATCGAGCGGGCCTGGGTCGCCCTGCACAGCAAGTGGCTGATTCCAGCGCAATTCAAAACGGATAATTGCCTGCACGTTTGGATCCCTCTTCGCAAACTCATGACCCGGGCTT CCCTGGGCCGTTTAAGGAAGGCAGCAGTGAGGCGCTTTTTGTTCGTCATTGGGAAAGCCTCATCCAAAATCAAGCACCGCCCGGGAGCGGAGACCTGA